A segment of the Niveibacterium umoris genome:
ATCGCGCCCTGCAGGTCGACTGAGACCACGATGTTCTCCGGCTTCGTTTCCCGCACTTCGACGCGCTCCTTGGGAAGCTCCACCGGCACCGAGGTACGCACCACCGGAATCGTGATCAGGAAGATGATCAGCAAGACCAGCATCACATCCACCAGCGGCGTCGTGTTGATCTCGGAGACAACGCCCCCCTGGCTACCGCCTCCGACATTCATCCCCATGGCGTCAGGCCTTGGCGCGGGTCGTGCGCAGCAGGGTGCGGTAGAGCACGTTGCCGAAGACCTGCAGTTCGTCCATCGCCGTCTTGTTGCGGCGGACCAGATAGTTGTAGCCCAGCACTGCCGGCACCGCGACGGCGAGGCCGATCGCCGTCATGATCAGCGCTTCGCCCACCGGGCCAGCCACCTTGTCGATCGAGGCCTGGCCCGCGACGCCGATCGCCGTCAGGGCGTGGTAGATGCCCCAGACG
Coding sequences within it:
- a CDS encoding ExbD/TolR family protein, whose translation is MGMNVGGGSQGGVVSEINTTPLVDVMLVLLIIFLITIPVVRTSVPVELPKERVEVRETKPENIVVSVDLQGAIHWNDLKLANTEALVDRLKKISTIKPQPEVHIRGDLRADYDGVGKVLYACQRAGIAKVAFVTEPGARGS